From a single Alloactinosynnema sp. L-07 genomic region:
- a CDS encoding FAD-binding oxidoreductase: protein MVDKTNASIERGTVPVAQLRATVKGQVLVPGDAGYDEARVVYLGDVDQRPAVIVQPADAADVASVVTLARASEVPLAIKGGGHSIFCLVEGGIVLDMSSLRDLQIDTEARTAWVEAGLTAGEYTNAAAEHGLVTGFGDTGSVGLGGITVGGGIGYLVRKHGLTIDDLLAAEIVTADGQLRKVDADNEPDLFWAIRGGGGNFGVVTRMKFRMHELTTVTGGLLVLPGTAEAIAGFVEQARKAPEELSSIVNIIPSPPIPFVPEEMHGKPIIMAMLVFAGEGEEAEEALAPFRALGPVADMMQAMPYPGVYPPEEEGYHPVAASRNLFVDDVDLDDAALMLDRITSSTADMAAVQIRVLGGAMTKVADDATAFAHRDRNIMVNLAAMYSNPDDAAVHTAWVQDLTVALQKGVPGVYVNFLADDSEARIHEAYPEQTWARLRAVKRTYDPTNVFRVNNNIPPATD from the coding sequence ATGGTGGACAAGACCAACGCAAGCATCGAGCGGGGCACCGTGCCGGTCGCGCAGCTGCGCGCCACCGTCAAGGGCCAGGTACTCGTGCCCGGCGACGCCGGTTACGACGAGGCGCGGGTGGTGTACCTGGGCGACGTGGACCAGCGCCCCGCCGTCATCGTCCAGCCCGCCGACGCCGCCGACGTGGCGAGCGTCGTCACGCTGGCCAGGGCGAGCGAGGTGCCGCTGGCGATCAAGGGCGGCGGGCACAGCATCTTCTGCCTCGTCGAGGGCGGCATCGTCCTGGACATGTCGTCGCTGCGCGACCTCCAGATCGACACCGAGGCGCGCACCGCATGGGTCGAGGCGGGCCTGACCGCGGGCGAGTACACCAACGCCGCGGCCGAGCACGGCCTCGTCACCGGCTTCGGCGACACCGGCAGCGTCGGCCTCGGTGGCATCACCGTCGGCGGCGGCATCGGCTACCTGGTCCGCAAGCACGGCCTCACCATCGACGACCTGCTGGCCGCCGAGATCGTCACCGCCGACGGCCAGCTGCGCAAGGTCGACGCCGACAACGAGCCCGACCTGTTCTGGGCGATCCGCGGCGGTGGCGGCAACTTCGGTGTCGTCACCCGGATGAAGTTCCGGATGCACGAGCTGACCACGGTCACCGGCGGCCTGCTGGTCCTGCCGGGCACCGCCGAGGCCATCGCGGGCTTCGTCGAGCAGGCGCGGAAGGCCCCGGAGGAGCTGTCGAGCATCGTCAACATCATCCCGTCGCCGCCGATCCCGTTCGTGCCGGAGGAAATGCACGGCAAGCCGATCATCATGGCGATGCTGGTCTTCGCGGGTGAGGGCGAGGAGGCCGAGGAGGCGCTCGCGCCGTTCCGCGCGCTGGGCCCGGTCGCCGACATGATGCAGGCCATGCCGTACCCGGGCGTCTACCCGCCCGAGGAGGAGGGCTACCACCCGGTCGCCGCCTCCCGCAACCTCTTCGTCGACGACGTCGACCTCGACGACGCCGCGCTGATGCTCGACCGGATCACGTCCTCGACGGCGGACATGGCCGCGGTCCAGATCCGCGTGCTCGGCGGCGCGATGACCAAGGTCGCCGACGACGCGACCGCGTTCGCCCATCGCGATCGCAACATCATGGTCAACCTGGCCGCCATGTACAGCAACCCCGACGATGCCGCGGTGCACACCGCGTGGGTCCAGGACCTCACCGTCGCGCTGCAGAAGGGCGTGCCGGGCGTGTACGTCAACTTCCTGGCCGACGACAGCGAGGCCCGCATCCACGAGGCGTACCCGGAGCAGACCTGGGCGCGGCTGCGTGCGGTCAAGCGCACCTACGACCCGACCAACGTGTTCCGGGTGAACAACAACATCCCGCCCGCCACCGACTGA
- a CDS encoding YchJ family protein — translation MSTPCPCGLGVPLAECCGRLHDGHALAATAEQLMRSRFSAFAVGDADYLLATWHPSTRPKRVAIDPADVWTHLEIVGRSGGGPFHTEGTVEFRAHYEAHGTPGVVRENSRFVREGGRWLYVDAV, via the coding sequence ATGAGCACCCCCTGCCCCTGCGGGCTTGGCGTCCCGCTCGCGGAATGCTGTGGCCGACTGCACGACGGCCACGCGCTGGCCGCGACCGCCGAGCAACTCATGCGGTCGCGGTTCAGCGCGTTCGCTGTTGGCGACGCGGACTATCTGCTGGCGACTTGGCATCCGTCGACTCGGCCTAAGCGGGTCGCGATCGATCCGGCGGACGTGTGGACGCACTTGGAGATCGTGGGGCGGAGCGGTGGTGGTCCGTTCCATACGGAGGGGACGGTCGAGTTCCGGGCCCACTATGAGGCGCATGGGACGCCGGGGGTTGTGCGGGAGAACAGTCGGTTCGTTCGTGAGGGCGGCCGCTGGCTGTATGTAGACGCCGTCTAA
- a CDS encoding M14 family zinc carboxypeptidase — translation MARQRRAVLAAAGAVAAAGALLLGTLPGQATPTPTAAAPGPAYVYRVHAPLGAAAQDLLGKGFDVLETRDGQDLFVAGDARVGERLRAAGFSAAVDQVVQAPQWTPPAKRWQSPSYTAADMADTYYGGYRTVNAQYAHLDSVASQYPGLATVVDYGDSWRKTQGAGGYDLRAICITKKVSGDCARTPSAAKPRLFVMGQLHAREITTGDVAYRWIDELVTGYGNNAEITSILDTTEVWVVPIANPDGVDIVQQGGNSPILQRKNANGSGCAADSNGVDLNRNTSSGYGTGSSASKCDQTYRGTAANSEVETRALQGLWKQLYPDRRDGGMTTPAPADTKGVVLSMHSYSNLVLFPWGSTTAQKTGNDAALRGMAKDMAQIAGGWGYGQPGEVLYNAGGSTDDWVYDELGVASFVWEIGGASGTCGGFVPAFSCQQSTWWPKVKPMLVYSAKKAANPYGGGTPPPPPPPGCGKKTNDTDVAIPDGGAAVTSSINVSGCAGNAPSGTPVEVHIKHTWRGDVVVDLVAPDGTAYRLKNTSSNDSADNIDTTYTVNLSSEAMNGTWNLKVQDVARYDTGSIDSWSLTF, via the coding sequence GTGGCACGACAACGACGAGCGGTACTCGCCGCGGCGGGCGCCGTGGCGGCCGCTGGGGCCCTGCTGCTGGGCACGCTGCCCGGCCAGGCCACGCCTACCCCGACAGCCGCCGCGCCCGGACCGGCCTACGTGTACCGGGTCCACGCCCCACTGGGGGCCGCCGCGCAGGACCTGCTCGGCAAGGGCTTCGACGTCCTGGAGACCCGTGACGGCCAAGACCTGTTCGTCGCCGGTGACGCGCGCGTCGGTGAGCGGCTGCGCGCGGCCGGGTTCAGCGCCGCGGTCGACCAGGTGGTCCAGGCTCCACAGTGGACTCCGCCGGCCAAGCGCTGGCAGTCCCCCAGCTACACCGCGGCCGACATGGCCGACACCTACTACGGCGGCTACCGCACGGTGAACGCCCAGTACGCCCACCTTGACTCGGTGGCGTCGCAGTACCCCGGCCTGGCCACCGTGGTCGACTACGGCGACTCGTGGCGCAAGACCCAGGGCGCTGGCGGCTATGACCTGCGCGCCATCTGCATCACCAAGAAGGTCTCCGGCGACTGCGCCCGCACGCCCAGCGCCGCCAAGCCGCGGTTGTTCGTGATGGGCCAGCTGCACGCCCGCGAGATCACCACCGGCGACGTCGCCTACCGCTGGATCGACGAGCTGGTCACCGGCTACGGCAACAACGCCGAGATCACCTCCATCCTTGACACCACCGAGGTCTGGGTCGTCCCGATCGCCAACCCCGACGGCGTGGACATCGTGCAGCAGGGCGGCAACTCGCCCATCCTGCAGCGCAAGAACGCCAACGGCTCTGGCTGCGCCGCCGACAGCAACGGCGTCGACCTCAACCGCAACACCAGCTCCGGCTACGGCACCGGCAGCAGCGCGTCGAAGTGCGACCAGACCTACCGGGGCACCGCGGCGAACTCCGAGGTCGAAACCAGGGCGCTGCAAGGACTGTGGAAGCAGCTGTACCCGGACCGCCGCGACGGCGGCATGACCACCCCGGCCCCGGCCGACACCAAGGGCGTCGTGCTGAGCATGCACAGCTACTCCAACCTGGTCCTGTTCCCGTGGGGCTCCACCACGGCGCAGAAGACCGGCAACGACGCCGCACTGCGCGGCATGGCCAAGGACATGGCCCAGATCGCGGGCGGCTGGGGCTACGGCCAGCCGGGCGAGGTCCTCTACAACGCGGGCGGCTCGACCGACGACTGGGTCTACGACGAGCTCGGCGTGGCCAGCTTCGTCTGGGAGATCGGCGGCGCCAGCGGCACCTGCGGCGGCTTCGTGCCCGCCTTCAGCTGCCAGCAGAGCACGTGGTGGCCCAAGGTGAAGCCCATGCTGGTCTACTCGGCGAAGAAGGCGGCCAACCCCTACGGCGGTGGCACCCCGCCGCCGCCCCCGCCGCCCGGCTGCGGCAAGAAGACCAACGACACCGACGTGGCCATCCCCGACGGCGGCGCGGCGGTCACCAGCTCGATCAACGTCAGCGGCTGCGCGGGCAACGCCCCGTCCGGCACCCCGGTCGAGGTCCACATCAAACACACCTGGCGGGGTGACGTCGTGGTCGACCTGGTCGCCCCCGACGGCACCGCGTACCGCTTGAAGAACACCAGCTCCAACGACTCGGCCGACAACATCGACACCACCTACACGGTGAACCTGTCGAGCGAGGCGATGAACGGCACCTGGAACCTCAAGGTCCAGGACGTCGCCCGCTACGACACGGGCTCCATCGACAGCTGGAGCCTGACCTTCTAA
- a CDS encoding immune inhibitor A domain-containing protein gives MRRRMVVALAAVAGISVMPGVTGASAAPQPPTAPVASAENAPDELVTPLEKKRRDMRQTGLAKVLSGEAKAEKRGASTVVKVNTPAAKTMAATGTRAPADQYVELAREKTDKIFVVLAEFGNERHPDFPDRDTDPNTVGPLRFDGPAHNEIPQPNRAVDNKTIWQPDYSRDHFQNLYFSNAAGVESVKTYYEKQSSGRYSVDGTVTDWVKVKYNEARYGRSNGYPCAGRICGNSWSLVADAVNQWVADRKAAGATSEQIKTELAAFDTWDRYDHDHDGDFNERDGYIDHFQIVHAGGDQSDADPQQGEDAIWAHRWYAFFGTSTGPDGNKQGGAQIGETGLWVGDYTMQPENGGLGVFAHEYGHDLGLPDHYDTVGPGGAKENGVNWWSIMGQSRVSAADEAIGLRANDMSAWDRLQLGWLDYETVVAGQDEKIKLGPGAFNSADAQAAVVVLPDKVKTSTIGAPAAGANLWWSGQGDNLSNTLTRSVDLTGKTTAELKLKADYDIEDCDCDFLFVESSVDGGAWTPLDGTVDGKPFTRSAVGDPAITNTSGGRYVDVSVPLNALAGKNIQLRLRYQTDGGVILKGFLADEISVVADGAAIVTDGAENGANGWTANGFKITTGTETSTYDNFYIASFRSYLSYDKYLKVGPYNYGDPTKPNWATRFPYQDGLLVSYWDTSQIDNNTSAHPGEGLMLVVDANPAPIYNMQGAAWRPRIAGYDAPFSLQKSDSFTLYANGKPSYVRGKAAQPLFDDRKPYWNETQPTAGVKLPAVGVSIKVLAQNDKNMTIRVFPTK, from the coding sequence GTGCGTCGCAGAATGGTCGTCGCGCTGGCGGCGGTCGCGGGAATCAGTGTCATGCCGGGGGTGACCGGTGCCAGCGCGGCCCCCCAGCCGCCGACGGCGCCCGTCGCCTCGGCCGAGAACGCGCCGGACGAGTTGGTCACGCCGCTGGAGAAGAAGCGGCGCGACATGCGCCAGACCGGGCTCGCCAAGGTGCTCAGCGGCGAGGCCAAGGCCGAGAAGCGCGGTGCGAGCACCGTGGTCAAGGTCAACACACCCGCGGCCAAGACAATGGCCGCCACCGGCACCAGGGCTCCCGCCGACCAGTACGTCGAGCTGGCCAGGGAGAAGACCGACAAGATCTTCGTCGTGCTCGCGGAGTTCGGCAACGAGCGGCACCCGGACTTCCCGGACCGCGACACCGACCCGAACACCGTGGGCCCGCTGCGGTTCGACGGCCCGGCGCACAACGAGATCCCGCAGCCGAACCGCGCGGTGGACAACAAGACGATCTGGCAGCCCGACTACTCGCGGGACCACTTCCAGAACCTGTACTTCTCGAACGCCGCGGGCGTCGAGTCCGTCAAGACCTACTACGAGAAGCAGTCCTCCGGGCGCTACTCGGTCGACGGCACCGTGACCGACTGGGTCAAGGTCAAGTACAACGAGGCCCGCTACGGCCGCTCCAACGGCTACCCATGTGCAGGCCGGATCTGTGGCAACAGCTGGTCCCTCGTCGCCGACGCGGTGAACCAGTGGGTGGCCGACCGCAAGGCCGCGGGCGCCACCAGCGAGCAGATCAAGACCGAGCTCGCCGCGTTCGACACGTGGGACCGCTACGACCACGACCACGACGGCGACTTCAACGAGCGCGACGGCTACATCGACCACTTCCAGATCGTGCACGCCGGTGGCGACCAGTCCGACGCGGACCCGCAGCAGGGCGAGGACGCCATCTGGGCGCACCGCTGGTACGCCTTCTTCGGCACCAGCACCGGCCCCGACGGCAACAAGCAGGGTGGCGCGCAGATCGGTGAAACCGGCCTGTGGGTCGGCGACTACACCATGCAGCCGGAGAACGGCGGCCTTGGCGTGTTCGCCCACGAGTACGGCCACGACCTCGGCCTGCCCGACCACTACGACACCGTCGGCCCCGGCGGCGCCAAGGAGAACGGCGTCAACTGGTGGTCGATCATGGGCCAGAGCCGCGTGTCGGCCGCCGACGAGGCGATCGGCCTGCGGGCCAACGACATGTCCGCGTGGGACCGGCTGCAGCTGGGCTGGCTGGACTACGAGACCGTGGTCGCGGGCCAGGACGAGAAGATCAAGCTCGGCCCCGGCGCGTTCAACAGCGCCGACGCTCAGGCCGCGGTCGTCGTGCTGCCGGACAAGGTGAAGACCTCCACGATCGGCGCCCCGGCGGCCGGAGCGAACCTGTGGTGGAGCGGCCAGGGCGACAACCTGTCGAACACCCTGACCCGGTCGGTCGACCTGACCGGCAAGACCACCGCCGAGCTCAAGCTCAAGGCTGACTACGACATCGAGGACTGCGACTGCGACTTCCTCTTCGTTGAGTCCTCTGTGGATGGTGGGGCGTGGACCCCGCTGGACGGCACGGTCGATGGCAAGCCGTTCACCCGCAGTGCCGTCGGCGACCCGGCGATCACCAACACCTCGGGTGGCCGCTACGTCGACGTCTCGGTTCCGCTGAACGCCCTGGCGGGCAAGAACATCCAGCTGCGCCTGCGCTACCAGACCGACGGCGGCGTGATCCTCAAGGGCTTCCTGGCCGACGAGATCAGCGTCGTGGCCGACGGCGCGGCGATCGTGACCGACGGCGCCGAGAACGGTGCCAACGGCTGGACCGCCAACGGGTTCAAGATCACCACGGGCACCGAGACCAGCACGTACGACAACTTCTACATCGCCAGCTTCCGCAGCTACCTGTCCTACGACAAGTACCTCAAAGTCGGCCCGTACAACTACGGCGACCCGACGAAGCCCAACTGGGCGACCCGGTTCCCGTACCAGGACGGCCTGCTCGTGTCCTACTGGGACACGTCGCAGATCGACAACAACACCAGCGCTCACCCCGGTGAGGGCCTGATGCTGGTCGTCGACGCCAACCCGGCCCCCATCTACAACATGCAGGGTGCCGCCTGGCGCCCCCGCATCGCCGGTTACGACGCGCCGTTCTCGCTGCAGAAGTCGGACTCGTTCACGCTGTACGCCAACGGCAAGCCCAGTTACGTGCGCGGCAAGGCGGCCCAGCCGCTGTTCGACGACCGCAAACCGTACTGGAACGAGACCCAGCCGACAGCGGGCGTCAAGCTCCCCGCGGTGGGCGTCAGCATCAAGGTGCTGGCACAGAACGACAAGAACATGACGATCCGCGTGTTCCCCACGAAGTAG
- a CDS encoding endonuclease, with amino-acid sequence MATLVAAVAFGTQAPSAGAAAPLTVAQAIAQQTGATGTVRGYVVGQPTATSTVIRSNFPNDYALALADSAGETGTTRMIYVQIATGFRASYGLQSNPGLLGKQLDVTGKLSAYFSHPGLTTTTAFALVGTTPTTTTTAPPTTTTPGDYDGTYYRTAIGKTGQQLKDELNRIITPHTKLSYDQVWNALKATDQDPANSNNVILLYSGRSQSKSTNGGGVNDWNREHVWAKSHGDFGTATGPGTDVHHLRPEDVTVNPNRGNKDFDLGGSPAAECQDCFTDADSWEPRDTVKGDVARMIFYMAVRYAGTDGWPDLEVNNSVNNGSAPYIGKLTVLRQWNLQDPPDTFEKRRNQVIYDQFQHNRNPFIDHPEWVTSIWG; translated from the coding sequence ATGGCGACCCTGGTCGCCGCCGTCGCGTTCGGGACGCAGGCACCGTCGGCCGGAGCCGCCGCGCCGCTCACCGTGGCGCAGGCGATCGCGCAGCAGACCGGGGCAACCGGCACCGTGCGCGGCTACGTGGTCGGACAGCCGACCGCGACCAGCACCGTGATCCGGTCGAACTTCCCCAACGACTACGCCCTCGCGCTGGCCGACTCGGCCGGCGAGACCGGCACCACGCGGATGATCTACGTGCAGATCGCCACGGGCTTCCGAGCGAGCTACGGCCTGCAGAGCAACCCGGGTCTGCTGGGCAAGCAACTCGACGTCACCGGCAAGCTCAGCGCCTATTTCTCCCACCCCGGCCTGACCACCACGACCGCGTTCGCGCTGGTCGGCACCACCCCGACCACCACGACCACGGCGCCGCCGACCACCACGACCCCTGGTGACTACGACGGCACGTACTACCGGACGGCCATCGGCAAGACCGGCCAGCAGCTCAAGGACGAGTTGAACCGGATCATCACCCCGCACACCAAGCTGTCCTACGACCAGGTGTGGAACGCCCTCAAGGCCACCGACCAGGACCCGGCCAACAGCAACAACGTCATCCTCCTCTACAGCGGCCGCTCCCAGAGCAAGTCGACCAACGGCGGCGGCGTCAACGACTGGAACCGCGAACACGTCTGGGCCAAGTCCCACGGCGACTTCGGCACCGCGACCGGCCCCGGCACCGACGTCCACCACCTGCGCCCCGAGGACGTCACCGTCAACCCCAACCGCGGCAACAAGGACTTCGACCTCGGCGGCTCCCCCGCCGCCGAATGCCAGGACTGCTTCACCGACGCCGACTCCTGGGAACCCCGCGACACGGTCAAGGGCGACGTCGCCCGGATGATCTTCTACATGGCCGTGCGCTACGCGGGCACCGACGGCTGGCCGGACCTTGAGGTCAACAACAGCGTCAACAACGGCAGCGCGCCCTACATCGGCAAGCTGACCGTGCTGCGGCAGTGGAACCTGCAGGACCCGCCGGACACCTTCGAGAAGCGGCGCAACCAGGTCATCTACGACCAGTTCCAGCACAACCGCAACCCGTTCATCGACCACCCGGAATGGGTGACGTCCATCTGGGGCTGA
- a CDS encoding acyltransferase, which produces MRFLVAVAIFLFHATGYVLFTSTEVTSKYLGLVTMGGWAGMSFFFMLSGFVLTWVSRPTDKAKTFWRRRMARVFPNHLVMFIVTAILMVSVLGQAFNTKFALANIFLVQAWFPQLDVRIAFNAPSWSLSAELLFYLCFPVLVTLIRKIRPERLWAWTIGMLAVITVAVPLVVNQLPRTNVIPFLELGMEQFWVLFQFPPVRMLEFIVGILLARIVMTGRRVPVSFGGAAAICVAAYAVGPQFPASFRMVAVMAAPLALLIVAGANADLNRTRPSFLSSGPMVYLGNMSYAFYLVHLQVLIYGAHFLGTGVPGGTAFGFAMVALLFVVACALSWLLMVCVEQPLMRRFGAQPRARVAIPAQAGPPRQESADLASVTAGAEPPGGSR; this is translated from the coding sequence ATGCGCTTTCTCGTAGCGGTGGCCATTTTCCTGTTCCACGCCACCGGTTACGTGTTGTTCACCTCCACCGAGGTGACCAGCAAGTACCTGGGTCTGGTCACCATGGGCGGTTGGGCGGGCATGAGCTTCTTCTTCATGCTCAGCGGTTTCGTGCTGACCTGGGTGTCCCGCCCGACGGACAAGGCCAAGACGTTCTGGCGCAGGCGCATGGCACGCGTGTTCCCCAACCACCTCGTCATGTTCATCGTGACCGCGATCCTCATGGTGTCCGTGCTGGGGCAGGCGTTCAACACCAAGTTCGCGCTGGCCAACATCTTCCTGGTGCAGGCGTGGTTCCCGCAGCTCGACGTCCGCATCGCCTTCAACGCGCCGTCGTGGTCGCTGTCGGCCGAGTTGCTGTTCTACCTGTGCTTCCCGGTTCTGGTGACCCTGATCCGCAAGATCCGCCCGGAGCGGCTGTGGGCGTGGACGATCGGCATGCTCGCGGTGATCACGGTGGCCGTGCCGCTGGTGGTGAACCAGCTTCCGCGCACGAACGTGATCCCGTTCCTGGAACTGGGCATGGAGCAGTTCTGGGTGCTCTTCCAGTTCCCGCCCGTGCGCATGCTGGAGTTCATCGTTGGCATCCTGCTGGCCCGGATCGTGATGACCGGCCGCCGCGTTCCGGTGAGTTTCGGCGGCGCGGCGGCGATCTGTGTGGCCGCATACGCTGTGGGCCCGCAGTTCCCGGCGTCGTTCCGGATGGTCGCGGTCATGGCGGCTCCGCTGGCCCTGCTGATCGTCGCGGGCGCCAACGCCGATCTCAACCGCACCCGGCCGAGCTTCCTCTCCAGCGGCCCGATGGTCTACCTGGGCAACATGTCCTACGCGTTCTACTTGGTGCACCTGCAGGTGCTCATCTACGGCGCCCACTTCCTCGGCACCGGTGTGCCGGGCGGCACCGCGTTCGGGTTCGCCATGGTGGCGCTGCTGTTCGTGGTCGCCTGTGCGCTGTCGTGGCTGCTGATGGTGTGCGTCGAGCAGCCGCTGATGCGCCGCTTCGGCGCGCAGCCGCGGGCCAGGGTGGCGATCCCGGCACAGGCGGGTCCGCCGCGGCAGGAGTCGGCGGACCTGGCCTCGGTCACCGCGGGAGCTGAGCCTCCCGGCGGGAGCCGATGA
- a CDS encoding MazG nucleotide pyrophosphohydrolase domain-containing protein gives MSRAIEECGELLQVFGKVIGAGGATSHWDGTDLRERLTEELGDVIAALNFFVAANNLPGSTIADRAAEKFAQYEQWHAQADTD, from the coding sequence ATGAGCCGGGCGATCGAGGAGTGCGGCGAATTGCTCCAGGTCTTCGGAAAAGTAATTGGCGCGGGCGGAGCCACCTCGCATTGGGATGGTACGGACTTGCGGGAACGCCTGACCGAAGAACTGGGTGATGTCATCGCCGCGTTGAACTTCTTCGTTGCCGCGAACAACTTGCCGGGCTCGACTATCGCCGACCGCGCGGCCGAAAAGTTTGCGCAGTATGAGCAGTGGCACGCACAGGCGGATACCGACTAG